CGGAACGCCCGTCCTCGACCTGCTCGCGAACACCACCGACGACTCGGCGCACTTCGCCATCCTCGTCTACGAGCGGACGGCAGACGGTTCGACAGAACTGGTCGCCCGCGGCGCACGCAACGCAAAAAATCGCCACAGTCTCCGCGAACATTCGGACGTCCCGACCGACCGCCCGTATCGCGTGCCCGTCGAAGCCATCGACATCGACCACGAAATCGCCGCCGGCAACCGCCTCGGCCTCGCCATTGCCGCCGACAACACCGACTTCATCCGCGAGGACCCGGACGGCAGCGGTACCCACGAAGTCGTCCTTCGCGCACCCGACGGGACGGGCGGGACGGCACTTCGCCTACCCATCATCGACGGTGCGGCGACCGCAGGCGAGAACACGACGGTTCTGCCCGACGTAGACGTGACCCGATCTGACGACGGAAGCGTGTTCTACGGCGGGCAGACGAATCAGGTCACGCTCGACCTCGCCGTCGCCGACGCTCCGGTCATGCTCCGGGAACCCGTCCCCGAGGGCTGGTCGGTGGTCGGCGGCGACGGCACCGTGAGCGACGGCTACGTCACGTTCGCAGAACGCACGCAGGGAGCGAACGTCTCGTACTTCGCAGAGGCCCCCGACGACCTCGCCGCGACCGGCGAGTACACCTTCGGGCCAGTCGAGTTCAGCCCCGACGACGGCGCGACATGGGTGACGCTCTCTGAGACGACGGACACCAACGCCGTTCTCGGCGTAAGCGAGACCTAATCCGGGCACGCTGTTTTCGCTATCTCGCCCGTGGATGTCGGTTCCGGTAGAGTAAAATTGCCTGATAAAGAATGACTGACCATGAGTACAGAGCAAGCACAGCGACCGATTCGGTGTCTCGTAGCGAAAGTGGGTCTCGACGGCCACGACCGCGGCGCACACGTCATTGCTCGCGCCTTCCGCGACGCCGGATTCGAGGTCATCTACTCGGGGCTACACAAGGCCCCCGACGAAGTCGTGCAGGCGACGGTCCAGGAGGACGCAGACGTCCTGGGCATCTCCATCCTCTCTGGCGCACACAACACCCTCGTCCCGAAAATCATCGACGGCCTGAAGGAGTACGACGCCTTCGACGACACGCTCATTCTCGTCGGCGGAATCATCCCGGACAAGGACAAGAAGGCACTGCGGGAAGCGGGCGTCGACGCCGTCTTCGGGCCGGGCTCTGCGATGGAAGACACCATCAAATTCGTCCGCGAGAACGTCCCCGCTCGCGACTGATATGAGTGCGACAGCGAGTCTCGTAGACGACCTGCTGGCTGGCAAACACCGGGCGCTCGCGCGGACCATCACGAAAATCGAGAACCGCTCGCCGGGCTACCGCGAGCTGGTCTCACAATTACACGCCCACACCGGCGACGCGGAAGTCGTCGGCGTCACGGGCAGTCCCGGCGCGGGGAAATCGACGCTCGTCGACCAGATGGCGAAAGTTTACCGCGACCAGGGGTTCACCGTCGGCGTCATCGCCGTCGACCCTTCCTCGCCGTACACGGGCGGGGCCGTCCTCGGCGACCGCATCCGAATGGCTTCGACGGTCGGCGACATGGACGTGTTCTTCCGGTCGATGAGCGCCCGCGGCAGCCTCGGCGGTCTCTCTACGGCCACCGCAGACGCGGTCAAAGCGCTCGACGCCTTCGGCAAGGATAAAATCATCATCGAGACGGTCGGTGCGGGACAGAACGAAATCGACATCGTTCGCACCGCGGACACCGTCGCCGTCCTCGTGCCGCCCGCGAGCGGCGACGACATCCAGATGCTGAAAGCCGGCATCCTCGAAATCGGCGACGTGTTCGTCGTGAACAAAGCCGACCTGGATGGCGCAGACCGCACGGTCCAGGAGCTAAAGGAGATGATTCACATGCGCGATTCGGACGACGACTGGGAGCCACTGGTCGTCGAAACCATCGCCAAGTCGGGCGAGGGCATTGCGGAGTTCCTCGACGCGCTCTCCGAGCACTACGCGTATCTCGAAGACTCGGGCCGCCTCGAAGAGAAAGCCCGGACCCGCTACGCAGAGGAGATTCGGGCGCTCTTGCGGGCCGATATTGGCTCGCTCATCAGCGAGGAAGTCGAAGACCAGGGCGGCATCGAGGCACTGGTGGACGAAGTCGTCGCCCGCGAGGCAGACCCCTACACTATCGCCGACCGAATCATGGAACCGCTCGAAGACTGCGTGAGCGAGCGCCGTCAGTCCTAAAGCGTTCGCCCCCGTTTGATTTTCTATGAAGCGACGCCTCCTCGCCGGAGCCTCAGCCCTCGCACTCGCATCGCCCGTTATCGCAAACACGTATCTCGCCCGCCAGGCCGAGGACCTCGAACCCGCGCTTTCTGGAACCCAGCACACCTTCCACTGGCGCGGCTTCGACGTGGCGTACACCGAGGCGGGAGACGCAGACGACCCGGACGTCCTCCTCTTGCACGGCATCAACGCCGCCGCCTCCAGCCAGGAGTGGGTGGAACTGTTCGACGCGCTCGCCGAGGACCACCACGTCATCGCGCCAGACCTGCCCGGATTTGGCAGTTCAGAGCGCCATCCGGTGACCTACGACGCCGAGTTCTACACGAACTTCGTCAGCGAGTTCGCCGCCGCCATCACCGAGGACGCAACGTGGGTCGCCTCCTCGCTCACGAGCGCCTACGCGGCCGCCGCAGCCGAGGATGCAGACTGCGCGGAACTCGTCCTCATCTGCCCGACGACCACGACGATGGGCCAGCGCCCGTGGGTACAGACGCTGATTCGCCTGCCGATTCTCGGCCAGACGCTGTTCAACCTCGTCGCCTCGAAGCGGTCGATTCGCCACTTCAGCGCGGACCACAGCTACTACGACGAGGCCGAAATCACCGACGAGCGCACGGACTACGAGTGGCAAACGGCCCACCAGCCGGGTGCCCGCTTCGCCCCCGCCGCGTTCGTTTCGGGAGCACTCGACAGCGACATCGACCTCGGCGAAACCCTCGCCGCACTCGACGTACCCGTGACCATCGTCTGGGGCAACGACGCGGACATC
This sequence is a window from Haladaptatus sp. QDMS2. Protein-coding genes within it:
- a CDS encoding alpha/beta fold hydrolase encodes the protein MKRRLLAGASALALASPVIANTYLARQAEDLEPALSGTQHTFHWRGFDVAYTEAGDADDPDVLLLHGINAAASSQEWVELFDALAEDHHVIAPDLPGFGSSERHPVTYDAEFYTNFVSEFAAAITEDATWVASSLTSAYAAAAAEDADCAELVLICPTTTTMGQRPWVQTLIRLPILGQTLFNLVASKRSIRHFSADHSYYDEAEITDERTDYEWQTAHQPGARFAPAAFVSGALDSDIDLGETLAALDVPVTIVWGNDADISPVSEGRELAKEADAKLFVFKRAKLLPHVERSEKVFEKVFA
- a CDS encoding cobalamin B12-binding domain-containing protein; translation: MSTEQAQRPIRCLVAKVGLDGHDRGAHVIARAFRDAGFEVIYSGLHKAPDEVVQATVQEDADVLGISILSGAHNTLVPKIIDGLKEYDAFDDTLILVGGIIPDKDKKALREAGVDAVFGPGSAMEDTIKFVRENVPARD
- the meaB gene encoding methylmalonyl Co-A mutase-associated GTPase MeaB; this translates as MSATASLVDDLLAGKHRALARTITKIENRSPGYRELVSQLHAHTGDAEVVGVTGSPGAGKSTLVDQMAKVYRDQGFTVGVIAVDPSSPYTGGAVLGDRIRMASTVGDMDVFFRSMSARGSLGGLSTATADAVKALDAFGKDKIIIETVGAGQNEIDIVRTADTVAVLVPPASGDDIQMLKAGILEIGDVFVVNKADLDGADRTVQELKEMIHMRDSDDDWEPLVVETIAKSGEGIAEFLDALSEHYAYLEDSGRLEEKARTRYAEEIRALLRADIGSLISEEVEDQGGIEALVDEVVAREADPYTIADRIMEPLEDCVSERRQS